Proteins from one Malania oleifera isolate guangnan ecotype guangnan chromosome 4, ASM2987363v1, whole genome shotgun sequence genomic window:
- the LOC131154210 gene encoding dirigent protein 23-like: protein MLAANKLYSLFTISSLTPLYEGETGYVRESQKKREREREREREREREMAIAAFVLISLVAAAMPMPLQSLENGGSQWAWAKSVEKQKETTAAAAATTTTTLQFYFHDIVSGNDPTAVRVAGATGTDKSPTLFGALIMADDPLTEGPDPNSKLVGRAQGLYGSAGKAVLSLIMAMNFCFTDGAYDGSCVTVLGRNPALDPVRELPIASGSGLFRLGRGYAIARIHWANFTTGDVIVGYNMTVVH from the coding sequence ATGCTGGCTGCAAATAAACTTTACTCTTTATTTACAATCAGTTCCCTTACGCCTTTATATGAAGGAGAGACAGGGTATGTGAGAGAGAGccagaaaaagagagagagagagagagagagagagagagagagagagagagagatggcaaTTGCAGCTTTTGTGTTAATCTCTCTTGTGGCAGCAGCCATGCCGATGCCGCTTCAGAGCCTTGAGAATGGGGGCTCCCAATGGGCCTGGGCCAAGAGTGTTGAGAAACAGAAGGAGACCACCGCTGCCGCCgccgccaccaccaccaccaccctcCAGTTCTACTTTCACGATATTGTGAGCGGGAATGACCCGACGGCCGTCCGGGTGGCAGGGGCCACCGGCACCGACAAGTCGCCGACCCTCTTCGGCGCCTTGATCATGGCGGACGACCCGCTGACGGAGGGACCCGACCCGAACTCGAAGCTGGTGGGGCGAGCACAGGGGCTGTACGGGTCCGCCGGGAAGGCAGTTTTATCTCTGATCATGGCCATGAACTTCTGCTTCACGGACGGAGCGTACGACGGGAGCTGCGTCACCGTTCTGGGTCGGAACCCGGCCTTAGACCCGGTCCGGGAGTTGCCGATCGCCAGCGGATCGGGGCTTTTCCGACTGGGTCGCGGGTACGCAATCGCCCGGATACACTGGGCCAATTTCACCACCGGAGATGTCATTGTTGGATACAATATGACGGTGGTCCATTAA